A genomic stretch from Neodiprion fabricii isolate iyNeoFabr1 chromosome 3, iyNeoFabr1.1, whole genome shotgun sequence includes:
- the LOC124178449 gene encoding brain protein I3 has protein sequence MEKQPLKPGNDRPPPYSATEPPIISTNPPQAGSWQPPPGYYPRNGIPVQGSYLPSYGATEPATTTTVIVPEIILVGACPACRVGMLEDDYTCLGLFCAIFFFPLGILFCLALKNRRCSNCGAYFG, from the exons ATGGAAAAACAACCCTTAAAACCAGGAAATGATAGGCCTCCACCCTACTCTGCAACTGAACCTCCGATCATTTCGACGAATCCGCCGCAAG CTGGTTCGTGGCAGCCACCTCCGGGGTATTATCCGCGAAATGGAATACCTGTCCAGGGTTCCTACTTGCCATCCTACGGAGCAACTGAACCTGCGACCACAACGACTGTGATTGTCCCCGAAATAATCCTCGTCGGCGCCTGCCCTGCCTGCAGA GTGGGCATGCTGGAGGATGATTATACGTGTCTGGGCCTCTTCTGtgcgatatttttctttccacttGGAATATTGTTTTGTCTGGCTTTGAAAAATCGGAGATGTTCAAATTGTGGCGCTTACTTCGGTTGA
- the LOC124177445 gene encoding cysteine sulfinic acid decarboxylase, which produces MPATEGTFDQSWDQKQDSNDWPPLNPKNGDATSLPVDVLQGQFRSVSIRNDEDDDGESKNFPRHNESSSSLNQATWRSLPIKENHEQFLRDFMDIVIEKAVFEGTSRKNRVVEWTAPIDLLSAINLNPEDKGLTHEDLLSLAKSVIRYSVKTGHPRFINQLYSSIDPYGLAAQWLTDALNPSVYTFEVSPVFSVMEEVVLKEMRKIVGWPDGKGDGIFCPGGSMANGYAVNIARHHQFPQLKETGLSQGPRLVVFTSEDAHYSIKKLCAYLGIGTSNVYSVRVDSRGKMMLDDLEAQIQRAVAECGVPLMVSATAGTTVIGAFDPLRGIADICRKYKIWLHVDAAWGGGALVSAKYSHLLDGIELADSVTWNPHKLLAAPQQCSTLLTRHENLLQAAHSANATYLFQKDKFYDTSYDSGDKHIQCGRRADVFKFWFMWKAKGSDGLESHIDRVFQLSEYFADTIRGRDGWKLLVEPECTNVCFWYVPPSKRHLKGEELTLALQKIAPLIKEKMVRKGSMLITYQPLREHPNFFRLVLQNSGVTESDVMFFIEEIERLSYKL; this is translated from the exons ATGCCAGCCACCGAGGGGACCTTCGACCAGTCCTGGGATCAGAAGCAGGATTCTAACGATTGGCCGCCTCTGAATCCGAAGAACGGAGACGCCACTAGTTTGCCCGTCGATGTGTTGCAGGGTCAATTTCGTTCGGTATCAATCCGTAAtgacgaggacgacgacggtgaatcgaaaaatttcccgAGGCACAACGAATCTTCCTCAAGTTTGAATCAAGCAACTTGGCGCAGTCTTCCGATTAAAGAAAACCACGAACAGTTCCTCCGCGATTTCATGGACATCGTCATCGAGAAGGCCGTATTCGAG GGAACATCTAGGAAAAATCGGGTAGTCGAATGGACGGCACCAATAGACCTCTTGTCCGCAATAAATCTGAACCCGGAAGACAAGGGCTTGACGCACGAGGATCTGCTGTCCTTAGCGAAGAGCGTGATTCGTTACAGCGTGAAGACAGGACATCCTCGTTTCATAAATCAACTATACTCGTCCATCGATCCATACGGACTGGCTGCCCAATGGTTGACAGACGCGCTGAATCCTTCCGTCTACACTTTCGAAGTGTCCCCAGTATTCTCTGTAATGGAAGAAGTTGTGTTAAAAGAAATGCGAAAGATCGTGGGATGGCCAGACGGCAAAGGTGACGGAATATTCTGCCCTGGGGGTTCAATGGCGAACGGATACGCGGTGAACATTGCGAGGCATCATCAGTTTCCACAGCTGAAAGAAACCGGCCTGAGCCAAGGTCCGAGACTGGTGGTTTTCACTTCCGAAGACGCTCACTACTCGATAAAAAAGCTCTGTGCCTACCTGGGAATCGGAACCAGTAATGTTTACAGCGTGCGCGTTGATTCCCGCGGAAAAATGATGCTCGATGATCTCGAAGCTCAAATTCAAAGGGCCGTTGCGGAATGTGGAGTCCCATTGATGGTCTCTGCGACTGCGGGAACAACAGTGATTGGAGCGTTCGATCCGCTTAGGGGAATTGCAGATATTTGcagaaagtataaaatatgGTTGCACGTCGATGCTGCTTGGGGTGGTGGTGCGTTGGTCTCTGCAAAGTACAGCCATCTTCTGGACGGTATTGAATTAGCAGATTCAGTCACTTGGAATCCTCACAAGCTGCTAGCAGCTCCGCAGCAGTGCTCAACACTTTTGACACGTCACGAAAACCTTCTGCAGGCGGCACACAGCGCAAATGCTACATATCTGTTCCAGAAAGATAAATTTTATGACACTTCGTATGATTCTGGAGACAAACACATTCAGTGCGGAAGGAGAGCAGACGTCTTCAAATTCTGGTTTATGTGGAAAGCCAAGGGATCCGATGGTCTCGAGTCACACATTGACAGAGTCTTTCAGCTCTCCGAATACTTTGCTGATACCATAAGAGGAAGGGACGGATGGAAGCTGCTCGTTGAGCCGGAATGCACCAATGTCTGTTTCTGGTATGTTCCTCCGTCCAAGCGGCACCTTAAAGGCGAAGAGTTAACTTTGGCGCTGCAAAAAATCGCTCCTCTTATTAAGGAAAAGATGGTACGCAAGGGATCAATGCTCATAACTTACCAGCCTCTGAGAgaacatccaaactttttCAGGCTTGTACTGCAAAACTCTGGTGTGACGGAGAGTGATGTGATGTTCTTTATCGAAGAAATAGAAAGGCTTTCttacaaattgtaa
- the LOC124177446 gene encoding alanine aminotransferase 2 yields MSSPRLLNAVIVKWSKTSGNGNGGCWPAGSVGARIRSASVINRRAMASGGVSNSQGDQKVLTINNVNPNLKRMEYAVRGPLLIRALEIEKELEKGVKKPFTEVIKANIGDAHAMGQKPITFLRQVLALTVTPELLNDPKYPEDAKSRARALLEGCKGYSVGSYSDSAGIEIIRKHCAQYIQERDGIPSDYQNIILSGGASDGIKSILKLFIEKIYGKPSGVMVPIPQYPLYSAALAEFGLAQIGYYLNEGNKWSLDPSELERAINEAKVTCTPRVLVVINPGNPTGQVLARKNIEDIIRFAHKHNLYLMADEVYQDNVYDKDSAFHSFKKVLVEMGEPYSKMELASFMSTSKGYMGECGLRGGYSEILNMDPEVKAILLKSISAMLCPTILGQVTMDVVVNPPRPNEPSYKQFQEEKANVLKSLAERSRMVVDTINSIKGFKANPAMGAMYVFPQFTLPEKAIQAAKAEGKAPDVFYAFKLLEATGICVIAGSGFGQKPGTYHFRTTILPQKDKIKTMLASLKEFHEKFLEEYS; encoded by the exons ATGTCAAGCCCTCGTCTGCTGAACGCCGTTATCGTTAAGTGGTCAAAAACAAGTGGGAATGGAAACGGAGGGTGTTGGCCGGCCGGTTCAGTCGGCGCGCGTATTCGCTCCGCGTCTGTCATTAATCGTCGCGCCATGGCAAGCGGTGGTGTTTCCAATTCTCAAGGCGATCAAAAAGTACTAACAATAAACAATGTCAATCCGAACCTCAAACGGATGGAATATGCCGTTCGGGGACCTCTCCTCATACGTGCCCTTGAAATCGAAAAGGAACTCGAAAAG GGCGTCAAGAAGCCATTTACCGAGGTGATCAAAGCCAATATTGGAGATGCCCACGCCATGGGACAGAAGCCTATTACGTTTCTTCGGCAAGTTTTGGCTCTAACCGTCACCCCTGAACTTCTAAACGACCCGAAATACCCTGAAGATGCTAAAAGCCGAGCTAGAGCTCTCTTGGAGGGCTGCAAAGGTTATAGTGTTGGATCCTACTCTGATTCTGCTGGTAttgaaatcattcgaaaaCATTGTGCTCAGTACATCCAGGAGCGCGATGGAATACCAAGCGATTATCAGAATATCATTTTATCTGGAGGTGCCTCTGATGGTATTAAG TCTATTTTGAAgctatttattgaaaaaatttatggaaagCCGTCTGGAGTGATGGTCCCAATACCCCAATACCCACTGTATTCAGCTGCGCTAGCAGAGTTTGGTCTGGCACAAATTGGATATTATTTGAACGAGGGAAACAAGTGGTCATTGGATCCAAGCGAATTGGAAAGGGCAATAAACGAGGCTAAGGTTACTTGCACTCCCCGTGTCTTAGTTGTTATCAACCCTGGAAATCCAACAGGACAAGTATTAGCGAGAAAAAACATCGAGGACATCATTCGATTCGCCCATAAGCACAATCTCTACCTAATGGCAGATGAAGTCTACCAAGACAATGTCTATGATAAAGACAGTGCTTTCCATTCATTCAAAAAAGTCCTAGTTGAAATGGGAGAGCCCTACTCGAAAATGGAACTTGCATCTTTCATGTCCACATCTAAag GCTACATGGGCGAGTGTGGTCTTCGAGGAGGATATTCCGAAATTCTGAATATGGATCCAGAAGTGAAAGCGATCCTGCTTAAATCAATCTCTGCAATGTTATGTCCAACGATTCTGGGACAAGTCACGATGGATGTGGTGGTCAATCCACCGCGACCAAACGAACCATCGTACAAACAGTTTCAGGAAGAAAAAGCTAACGTTCTCAAATCTCTTGCTGAAAGGTCACGCATGGTAGTTGATACCATAAATAGTATCAAGGGATTCAAG gCAAATCCGGCAATGGGTGCGATGTATGTCTTTCCCCAATTCACACTGCCTGAAAAAGCGATCCAGGCAGCAAAAGCCGAGGGAAAAGCACCGGATGTATTTTATGCATTTAAGTTATTGGAAGCTACCGGGATTTGCGTTATCGCTGGATCTGGTTTTGGGCAGAAACCCGGAACATATCATTTTCGAACGACCATTTTACCCCAAAAGGATAAAATTAAGACTATGCTTGCTAGTCTAAAAGAATTCCACGAAAAATTCCTTGAAGAGTATAGCTAA